The following proteins are encoded in a genomic region of Actinomadura sp. NAK00032:
- a CDS encoding CsbD family protein, with the protein MSFLDKLKNKTQKAMGQGKEEAGRQTGDRSMEAEGRRDQAAGGTKQVGEKAKDAAQEARRTFGTGS; encoded by the coding sequence ATGAGCTTCCTCGACAAGCTCAAGAACAAGACCCAGAAGGCCATGGGCCAGGGCAAGGAAGAGGCCGGACGGCAGACCGGCGACCGGTCCATGGAGGCCGAGGGGCGCAGGGACCAGGCGGCCGGCGGCACCAAGCAGGTCGGCGAGAAGGCCAAGGACGCCGCCCAGGAGGCGCGCCGGACGTTCGGTACCGGGTCCTAG